The following coding sequences lie in one Spinacia oleracea cultivar Varoflay chromosome 1, BTI_SOV_V1, whole genome shotgun sequence genomic window:
- the LOC130465560 gene encoding serine/threonine-protein phosphatase 7 long form homolog — MDRLLTCREHVLGLGEWVIHDRVLEFVRLAGFYGVHRLVGGGLALDRSLITALIERWRQETHTFHLAVGEATITLQDVAVLLGLRVHGAPVTGDGTGVWSALVEELLGIRPEPGDDGKPVLQGSSLRMTWLRRHFSQGPPDDAADIVYERFSRAYILALMGSILFADKSGDAVQLVYLPLIRDLRRAGTYSWGSATLAYLYRQMCRAARRRSRDIGGPLILLQLWSWEHIHIGRPRISRVRDAPPPDPEHPIEVDDPSILGTQHQRGVDPLACSWLRVHFSCGHTASGLSFFRDALDHQKETQMTWQPYSETVLGLLPEICRCDRDIWRSVVPLICFDIVEYHYPNRVMRQFGLEQSVPVACDTSVDLHNVDRRHKNKKFEEMHRKYVEEWRDRESRIVQGTPFAGHRERMKEYMDWYCSITRLLITPVTRSPPTTHYQPSSSDIILSHALADLASRCTRAVDSALELPPSLALPLTLDTLRNLSSSCIETLSRVGQEHILQQYDLASSQCTPDTSTSHVSRGRGFRPPRARPPPLTPPLRPIALTSPHPPPPPSPRPPPPPSPRPPPLTPPASPPASQVISSPPLQLLTYRRQKGCSPSQRPEPIAEEDDIGTFRTFRNSCVIIGTIELLEIFCLHSSILLHKCYGLVGWYDLWRLLELDYKRWSWIIDVVGDLGFVYRLLELDYLAEDLSPFSGCTLETASLEQGAL, encoded by the exons ATGGACAGGCTTTTGACGTGTCGGGAGCACGTGCTTGGTTTAGGAGAGTGGGTGATACATGATCGAGTCTTGGAGTTTGTTAGATTAGCAGGGTTCTATGGTGTACATAGATTGGTTGGTGGTGGATTAGCCTTAGATAGGTCTTTGATCACAGCATTGATTGAGAGATGGAGACAGGAGACGCACACTTTTCATTTGGCTGTTGGTGAGGCTACTATTACTCTGCAGGATGTCGCTGTTTTGTTGGGGCTCAGAGTTCATGGGGCTCCTGTCACAGGGGATGGTACTGGGGTGTGGTCAGCTTTAGTCGAGGAGTTGTTAGGGATACGACCAGAGCCTGGTGATGATGGAAAACCTGTTCTCCAGGGTTCATCATTGAGGATGACTTGGTTGAGGCGACACTTCAGTCAGGGCCCCCCTGATGACGCTGCTGATATTGTTTATGAGAGGTTTAGCCGAGCATATATTCTTGCACTTATGGGGTCCATTTTGTTTGCTGATAAGAGCGGTGATGCCGTGCAGCTCGTCTACTTGCCATTGATACGCGACTTGCGTAGAGCTGGGACATACAGCTGGGGGAGTGCGACCCTTGCTTATTTGTATCGACAGATGTGTCGAGCCGCTCGTAGACGATCCCGTGACATTGGTGGTCCACTTATACTTCTGCAGTTATGGTCATGGGAGCATATTCACATTGGTCGTCCGAGGATTTCGAGAGTTCGCGATGCTCCACCTCCTGACCCAGAGCATCCTATTGAGGTCGACGATCCATCTATTCTTGGTACTCAGCATCAGCGTGGAGTGGACCCCTTAGCATGCAG TTGGCTTAGGGTTCACTTTTCATGTGGCCATACAGCTAGTGGACTCTCTTTCTTTAGGGATGCACTTGACCATCAAAAGGAGACACAG ATGACTTGGCAGCCATATTCAGAGACGGTACTTGGTTTACTACCCGAAATTTGTAGATGTGATAGAGATATATGGCGCTCAGTTGTACCGTTGATTTGCTTTGACATTGTTGAGTACCACTACCCAAATCGAGTGATGCGTCAGTTTGGATTGGAACAGTCAGTTCCCGTTGCGTGTGACACGAGTGTTGATCTTCATAATGTGGATCGACGGCATAAAAACAAGAAGTTTGAAGAGATGCATCGCAAATATGTGGAGGAGTGGCGTGATCGTGAGAGTCGGATTGTTCAAGGCACTCCTTTTGCCGGTCATCGTGAGAGGATGAAGGAGTATATGGATTGGTATTGTAGCATCACGAGACTCCTCATTACTCCTGTTACACGATCACCCCCCACCACTCATTATCAGCCGTCTTCCTCTGATATTATTTTG TCACATGCATTGGCTGATCTTGCCTCAAGATGCACTCGAGCTGTGGATTCTGCGTTAGAGTTACCTCCCAGTTTGGCCCTTCCTCTCACTCTTGATACGTTACGCAATTTGAGTTCCTCTTGCATTGAGACCTTATCAAGAGTGGGGCAAGAACATATCCTCCAACAATATGATTTAGCCTCGTCTCAGTGTACACCCGACACCTCCACCTCACATGTTTCTCGAGGGCGTGGTTTTCGACCACCACGTGCACGCCCTCCACCACTTACTCCTCCTCTACGCCCTATAGCACTTACTTCTCcacaccctccaccaccaccttctccacgccctccaccaccaccttctccaCGCCCTCCACCTCTTACTCCTCCTGCATCTCCGCCAGCATCACAAGTTATTTCATCTCCTCCTTTGCAGCTTCTCACTTACCGGCGACAAAAGGGTTGCTCTCCTAGTCAACGTCCCGAGCCAATTGCCGAGGAGGATGA TATTGGAACTTTTAGAACTTTTAGAAACTCATGTGTCATTATTGGAACGATTGAACTTTTGGAAATTTTTTGTTTGCACTCTTCTATTTTGTTGCATAAGTGTTATGGTTTGGTTGGTTGGTATGATTTGTGGAGGTTATTGGAGTTGGATTACAAACGTTGGAGTTGGATTATAGACGTTGTTGGAGATCTTGGATTTGTTTACAGGTTGTTGGAGTTGGACTATTTGGCAGAAGATCTCAGCCCATTTTCTGGCTGCACACTGGAAACTGCAAGTTTGGAGCAGGGGGCATTatga